From a region of the Desmodus rotundus isolate HL8 chromosome 7, HLdesRot8A.1, whole genome shotgun sequence genome:
- the LOC139441084 gene encoding putative uncharacterized protein FRMD6-AS1 encodes MQPDCEEIAATVKPWAVIQVRMAGSDPSRQSNGARQTGAPRTGLRGPPESLARRTKPRGRSQQPGRPPALAAHAAPKLRVSLAARLGSPGAPSSRPSVGELRLKGGNLPARCPTPDAQGRESEEKAKKDAEKGILLPRGELRVGPAPRPRLPSSPLRPRLPPRPAAEGEATESRERSAEIATARAAPASHAPDPTKRPSKGRQDVRSGKSEGNHPSGILGREASRGRTLCLDPYDPGLSLREGESGGRGHCQRLSLLAQWPSPNPGPVPRDCSLQAGWGWLFGPSTVLLIRKYGGEATQREGVSSGGGFVTPSFPLIVSRTHLPTLYSGRRALESFILDGGGAAEKAKHPPLALPLQFFRWCLERERMMQRAHGRCFYDTEIEDFLPSVAVGSGKVASYAAPVRLRPL; translated from the exons ATGCAGCCGGACTGTGAAGAGATCGCTGCCACCGTGAAGCCCTGGGCAGTGATCCAGGTGCGCATGGCTGGCTCTGACCCCAGTAG GCAGAGCAACGGGGCGCGACAGACAGGCGCCCCCAGAACAGGACTCCGGGGACCACCGGAGAGCCTAGCGCGACGCACCAAGCCCAGGGGGCGCAGCCAGCAGCCCGGGCGGCCTCCTGCCCTCGCCGCGCACGCAGCCCCGAAGCTCCGCGTCTCCCTTGCTGCCCGGCTCGGTAGCCCCGGGGCCCCGTCCTCCCGCCCCAGCGTGGGCGAGCTTCGACTCAAGGGAGGCAACCTACCAGCCCGGTGCCCGACGCCCGACGCCCAGGGCCGAGAGAGCGAGGAGAAGGCGAAGAAAGACGCGGAGAAGGGGATACTTCTTC CCAGGGGAGAGCTCCGCGtcggccccgccccccgcccacgCCTCCCGTCCAGCCCCCTGaggccccgcctccctccccgtCCGGCCGCGGAGGGGGAGGCCACAGAGTCGCGGGAGCGGAGCGCGGAGATCGCGACCGCACGTGCGGCGCCTGCCAGCCACGCCCCGGACCCAACCAAGCGTCCCTCGAAGGGGCGCCAAGACGTGCGGTCGGGAAAAAGCGAAGGGAACCACCCCTCTGGGATCCTAGGGAGGGAGGCGAGCCGCGGAAGGACGCTGTGTTTGGACCCCTACGATCCAGGCCTCTCCTTGCGCGAAGGAGAGAGTGGCGGAAGGGGACATTGCCAGCGCCTCTCCCTCCTGGCCCAATGGCCCTCTCCGAATCCCGGCCCCGTTCCCCGGGACTGCTCCCTTCAGGCCGGCTGGGGGTGGCTGTTTGGCCCGAGCACCGTCTTACTGATTCGGAAATACGGAGGGGAGGCCACTCAGAGAGAAGGCGTTTCCAGCGGAGGAGGTTTCGTGACTCCTAGCTTCCCGCTTATCGTGTCCCGCACGCACCTGCCCACCCTTTACTCGGGACGTCGCGCCCTGGAGAGTTTTATTCTGGATGGAGGGGGCGCCGCCGAGAAAGCCAAGCATCCCCCGCTAGCTCTGCCTCTCCAGTTCTTCAG ATGGTGTCTGGAGAGGGAACGGATGATGCAAAGAGCCCATGGAAGATGTTTTTATGACACTGAAATCGAGGATTTTTTGCCATCTGTAGCTGTTGGGTCTGGGAAAGTGGCGAGCTATGCCGCTCCAGTGAGGCTGCGGCCACTGTGA